From the Streptococcus oralis ATCC 35037 genome, one window contains:
- the ccdA2 gene encoding thiol-disulfide oxidoreductase-associated membrane protein CcdA2 translates to MESIIFLVSVFLAGILSFFSPCIFPLLPVYAGILLDDQGNSKSFRFFGRDVAWSGLIRTLCFIAGISLIFFILGFGAGFLGHMLYADWFRYAMGIVIILLGLHQMEILHFNKLEVQKTVTFKQSKSNHYLSAFLLGITFSFGWTPCIGPVLSSVLALAASGGNGAWQGAVLTLVYTLGMALPFIVLALASGWIMPYFSKLKPHMILLKKIGGALIILMGLLLMLGQLNALSGILG, encoded by the coding sequence TTGGAGTCGATTATATTTCTAGTATCCGTTTTTTTAGCAGGTATCCTGTCCTTCTTTTCACCCTGTATCTTTCCTTTGCTACCTGTCTATGCTGGTATTTTACTGGATGATCAGGGGAATTCGAAAAGCTTTCGATTTTTTGGAAGAGACGTTGCATGGTCAGGCTTAATTCGAACCTTGTGCTTTATTGCAGGAATCTCCCTCATTTTCTTTATTTTAGGATTTGGAGCTGGATTCCTAGGGCACATGCTCTATGCAGACTGGTTTCGTTATGCTATGGGAATAGTCATTATTCTTTTAGGACTTCATCAGATGGAAATCTTGCATTTCAATAAACTGGAAGTTCAAAAGACAGTCACCTTTAAACAATCAAAGTCTAATCACTATCTGTCAGCCTTTTTACTTGGGATAACCTTTAGTTTTGGTTGGACCCCTTGTATCGGACCAGTCTTAAGTTCAGTCTTGGCCCTAGCAGCTTCCGGTGGCAATGGTGCTTGGCAAGGAGCCGTGTTAACATTAGTATATACATTGGGAATGGCCCTTCCTTTCATTGTTTTGGCCTTGGCTTCGGGCTGGATTATGCCCTATTTTAGTAAATTAAAACCCCATATGATTCTACTAAAGAAAATCGGGGGAGCTTTGATTATTTTGATGGGATTATTATTAATGCTAGGGCAGTTAAATGCCTTGTCAGGAATTCTTGGATAA
- the sdbB gene encoding thiol-disulfide oxidoreductase-associated lipoprotein SdbB, producing MKKVIFAGLSLMSLFLLIACGEKETKQTSSPKQPAVQQIAVGKDAPDFTLQSMDGKEVKLSDYKGKKVYLKFWASWCGPCKKSMPELMELAAKQDRDFEILSVIAPGLQGEKTVQDFPKWYQEQGYKDIPVLYDTQATTFQAYQIRSIPTEYLIDSQGKIGKIQFGAISNADAEAAFKEMK from the coding sequence ATGAAAAAAGTTATTTTTGCTGGATTGAGCCTCATGTCTCTATTCTTGTTGATTGCCTGTGGTGAAAAAGAAACCAAACAGACAAGCAGTCCCAAACAACCTGCTGTACAACAAATAGCAGTCGGTAAGGATGCGCCAGACTTTACCTTGCAGTCTATGGATGGCAAAGAAGTGAAGTTATCAGACTATAAAGGGAAAAAGGTCTATTTAAAATTCTGGGCTTCTTGGTGTGGACCATGCAAAAAAAGCATGCCTGAGCTGATGGAATTAGCTGCCAAACAAGATCGAGACTTTGAAATCTTGAGTGTCATTGCACCTGGTCTACAAGGTGAAAAAACAGTTCAAGACTTTCCAAAATGGTATCAAGAACAAGGATACAAGGATATTCCAGTTCTATATGATACGCAAGCAACTACCTTCCAAGCCTACCAAATTCGTAGTATTCCAACAGAATACTTGATTGACAGTCAAGGTAAAATCGGAAAAATCCAATTTGGTGCTATTAGCAATGCTGATGCAGAAGCGGCTTTTAAAGAAATGAAATAA
- the pbp3 gene encoding D-alanyl-D-alanine carboxypeptidase PBP3 produces MKKIILSFMTLLVFGTASTVSAQEFDVAAKHAIAVEATTGKILYEKDANQPVEIASITKLVTVYLVYEALEQGTISLSTPVDISDYPYKLTTNSEASNVPMEARNYTVEQLLEATMVSSANSAAIALAEKIAGSEKDFVDKMRAKLLEWGIQDATIVNTTGLNNETLGDNIYPGSKKDDENKLSAYDVAIVARNLIRDYPQVLEITKKPTSTFAGLEIHSTNYMLEGMPAYRGGIDGLKTGTTDKAGASFVGTTVEKGMRIITVVLNADQQDTNPYARFTATSALLDYISANFALKTVVQKGEAYNDSKVTVLDGKEDNVTAVAKSDISIVQRIGSGTTPALQFTPKSTSEMAPLEEGKVVGTLTYDDQDLVGQGYLTSDKPSFEMVSEKKVEKAFFLKVWWNQFIRFINEKL; encoded by the coding sequence ATGAAAAAAATAATTTTATCTTTTATGACACTTTTAGTTTTTGGAACAGCTTCTACTGTTTCTGCTCAGGAGTTTGATGTTGCTGCTAAACATGCTATTGCTGTCGAGGCTACAACTGGAAAAATCCTCTATGAAAAAGATGCAAATCAGCCTGTAGAAATTGCTTCTATTACTAAATTGGTTACAGTTTATTTGGTCTATGAAGCTCTGGAACAAGGAACTATCAGCCTATCTACACCTGTTGATATTTCGGACTATCCTTACAAACTTACAACTAATTCTGAGGCGAGTAACGTCCCTATGGAAGCTCGAAATTATACTGTTGAACAACTATTAGAGGCTACAATGGTATCCAGTGCAAACAGCGCTGCCATTGCACTAGCAGAAAAGATTGCTGGTTCTGAGAAAGACTTTGTAGACAAAATGAGGGCTAAACTTCTTGAATGGGGAATTCAAGATGCAACTATTGTAAACACTACTGGTTTAAATAATGAGACCCTTGGCGATAATATCTATCCTGGTTCAAAGAAAGACGATGAAAACAAGTTGAGTGCCTACGATGTTGCAATCGTCGCTCGTAACCTCATCCGAGATTATCCTCAAGTTTTGGAAATCACCAAAAAGCCAACTTCTACCTTTGCAGGACTTGAAATCCACTCAACCAACTATATGTTGGAGGGAATGCCAGCCTATCGTGGCGGTATTGATGGACTAAAGACAGGTACTACTGATAAAGCTGGTGCTTCATTCGTGGGAACAACTGTTGAGAAAGGGATGCGTATTATTACGGTTGTTTTAAATGCAGATCAACAAGATACCAACCCTTATGCGCGTTTTACTGCAACTTCTGCACTTTTAGATTATATTTCTGCAAACTTTGCCTTAAAAACTGTCGTTCAGAAAGGTGAAGCTTACAACGATAGTAAAGTAACAGTTCTGGATGGTAAAGAAGATAATGTGACAGCTGTCGCTAAGTCAGATATTTCCATCGTCCAACGCATCGGAAGCGGTACTACGCCAGCCCTCCAATTCACACCGAAATCAACATCAGAAATGGCTCCATTGGAAGAAGGCAAGGTTGTTGGTACTCTGACCTATGATGATCAGGATTTGGTCGGCCAGGGCTATCTCACTTCCGACAAACCATCTTTTGAAATGGTTTCTGAAAAGAAAGTAGAAAAAGCCTTCTTTTTGAAGGTTTGGTGGAATCAATTTATCCGCTTTATCAATGAAAAACTATAA
- a CDS encoding AI-2E family transporter — protein sequence MFRRNKLFFWTAEILLLTLIFYLWREMGAIITPFVTVVNTIMIPFLLGGFFYYITNPVVTFLEKRCKINRLIGVLVTLCALIGAIVVGVVYLLPILINQLTSLIISSQNIYSRLQDLIIDLSMNPVFQNIDIQQTIQQLNLSYVDILQNILNSVSNSLGSVLSALFSTVLILIMTPVFLIYFLLDGHKLLPMLERTILKHDKLNLSSLLTNLNTTIARYISGIAIDAVIIGCLAYIGYSVIGLKYALVFAIFSGIANLIPYVGPSIGLIPMVIANVFTDPHRMLIAVAYMLIIQQIDGNVLYPRIVGGVMKVHPITILVLLLLSSNIYGVIGMVVAVPTYSIFKEITKFLAKLYENHKEAKELEKTESN from the coding sequence ATGTTCCGTAGAAACAAATTATTTTTTTGGACAGCTGAAATTTTATTATTAACACTGATTTTCTATCTTTGGAGAGAAATGGGGGCCATCATTACTCCCTTCGTGACGGTTGTGAATACCATCATGATTCCATTTTTGCTTGGTGGATTTTTTTACTACATTACAAATCCAGTCGTTACTTTCTTAGAAAAGAGATGTAAGATCAATCGTCTAATTGGTGTCTTGGTCACTCTTTGTGCCTTGATTGGTGCTATCGTTGTAGGGGTCGTTTATCTCTTGCCGATTTTGATTAATCAGTTGACCAGCTTGATTATTTCTAGTCAAAACATCTATAGTAGACTACAAGATTTGATCATCGATTTGTCCATGAATCCAGTCTTCCAAAATATTGATATTCAACAAACAATTCAACAACTGAATCTCTCCTATGTGGATATCCTCCAGAATATCCTGAATAGCGTCAGCAACAGTTTAGGAAGCGTTCTTTCAGCCTTGTTTAGTACGGTTCTGATTCTCATTATGACCCCTGTATTCTTGATTTATTTCTTGTTGGATGGTCATAAGTTGCTACCAATGTTGGAACGTACCATCTTAAAACATGACAAATTGAATCTTTCTAGCCTTTTAACCAATCTCAATACAACCATAGCGCGCTATATCAGTGGAATTGCGATTGATGCGGTTATTATTGGATGTTTAGCCTATATTGGCTATAGCGTTATCGGATTAAAGTACGCCCTAGTTTTTGCTATTTTTTCTGGAATCGCAAATTTGATTCCTTATGTTGGTCCAAGTATTGGCTTGATTCCAATGGTGATTGCCAATGTGTTCACAGATCCTCATCGTATGTTGATTGCGGTTGCTTATATGCTCATTATTCAGCAGATTGACGGAAATGTTCTCTATCCACGTATCGTTGGAGGGGTTATGAAAGTGCATCCGATTACGATTTTGGTGCTCCTTTTACTGTCAAGTAATATCTACGGTGTCATAGGGATGGTCGTAGCAGTACCTACTTACTCTATTTTTAAAGAAATTACTAAGTTCCTAGCGAAATTATATGAAAACCATAAAGAAGCTAAGGAACTGGAAAAAACAGAATCAAATTAA
- the tuf gene encoding elongation factor Tu, whose translation MAKEKYDRSKPHVNIGTIGHVDHGKTTLTAAITTVLARRLPSAVNQPKDYASIDAAPEERERGITINTAHVEYETEKRHYAHIDAPGHADYVKNMITGAAQMDGAILVVASTDGPMPQTREHILLSRQVGVKHLIVFMNKIDLVDDEELLELVEMEIRDLLSEYDFPGDDLPVIQGSALKALEGDSKYEDIIMELMNTVDEYIPEPERDTEKPLLLPVEDVFSITGRGTVASGRIDRGTVRVNDEIEIVGIKEETQKAVVTGVEMFRKQLDEGLAGDNVGVLLRGVQRDEIERGQVIAKPGSINPHTKFKGEVYILTKEEGGRHTPFFNNYRPQFYFRTTDVTGSIELPAGTEMVMPGDNVTIDVELIHPIAVEQGTTFSIREGGRTVGSGMVTEIEA comes from the coding sequence ATGGCAAAAGAAAAATACGATCGTAGTAAACCACACGTTAACATTGGTACTATCGGACACGTTGACCACGGTAAAACTACTTTGACTGCAGCTATCACAACTGTATTGGCACGTCGCTTGCCTTCAGCAGTTAACCAACCTAAAGACTATGCGTCTATCGATGCTGCTCCAGAAGAACGCGAACGCGGTATCACTATCAACACTGCGCACGTTGAGTACGAAACTGAAAAACGTCACTACGCTCACATCGACGCTCCAGGACACGCGGACTACGTTAAAAACATGATCACTGGTGCCGCTCAAATGGACGGAGCTATCCTTGTAGTAGCTTCAACTGACGGACCAATGCCACAAACTCGTGAGCACATCCTTCTTTCACGTCAGGTTGGTGTTAAACACCTTATTGTCTTCATGAACAAAATTGACTTGGTAGACGACGAAGAATTGCTTGAATTGGTTGAAATGGAAATCCGTGACCTCTTGTCAGAATACGACTTCCCAGGTGACGATCTTCCAGTTATCCAAGGTTCAGCTCTTAAAGCTCTTGAAGGTGACTCTAAATACGAAGACATCATTATGGAATTGATGAACACTGTTGATGAGTACATCCCAGAACCAGAACGTGACACTGAAAAACCATTGCTTCTTCCAGTCGAAGACGTATTCTCAATCACTGGACGTGGTACAGTTGCTTCAGGACGTATCGACCGTGGTACTGTTCGTGTCAACGACGAAATCGAAATCGTTGGTATCAAAGAAGAAACTCAAAAAGCAGTTGTTACTGGTGTTGAAATGTTCCGTAAACAACTTGACGAAGGTCTTGCCGGAGATAACGTAGGTGTCCTTCTTCGTGGTGTTCAACGTGACGAAATCGAACGTGGACAAGTTATCGCTAAACCAGGTTCAATCAACCCACACACTAAATTTAAAGGTGAAGTCTACATCCTTACTAAAGAAGAAGGTGGACGTCACACTCCATTCTTCAACAACTACCGTCCACAATTCTACTTCCGTACTACTGACGTTACAGGTTCAATCGAACTTCCTGCAGGTACTGAAATGGTAATGCCTGGTGATAACGTGACTATCGACGTTGAGTTGATCCACCCAATCGCCGTAGAACAAGGTACTACATTCTCTATCCGTGAGGGTGGACGTACTGTTGGTTCAGGTATGGTTACAGAAATCGAAGCTTAA
- a CDS encoding putative DNA-binding protein — translation MEIEKTNRMNALFEFYAALLTDKQMNYIELYYADDYSLAEIAEEFGVSRQAVYDNIKRTEKILEDYEMKLHMYSDYIVRSQIFDQILERYPKDDFLQEQIEILTSIDNRE, via the coding sequence ATGGAAATCGAAAAAACCAATCGTATGAACGCCCTTTTTGAATTTTATGCGGCGCTTTTGACAGACAAGCAGATGAACTATATTGAACTCTATTATGCTGATGATTACAGTCTTGCTGAGATTGCTGAAGAGTTCGGTGTCAGTCGTCAGGCTGTTTATGACAATATCAAGCGGACAGAAAAGATTCTAGAAGATTATGAGATGAAATTGCACATGTATTCGGACTACATTGTCCGCAGTCAGATTTTTGACCAGATCTTGGAGCGTTATCCCAAGGATGACTTTCTGCAGGAGCAGATAGAAATTTTAACAAGCATTGATAATAGAGAGTAA
- the ffh gene encoding signal recognition particle protein — protein MAFESLTERLQDVFKNLRKKGKISEADVQEATKEIRLALLEADVALPVVKDFIKKVRERAIGHEVIDTLNPAQQIIKIVDEELTAVLGSDTAEIIKSPKIPTIIMMVGLQGAGKTTFAGKLANKLKKEENARPLMIAADIYRPAAIDQLKTLGQQIDVPVFALGTEVPAVEIVRQGLEQAQANHNDYVLIDTAGRLQIDELLMNELRDVKALAQPNEILLVIDAMIGQEAANVAREFNAQLEVTGVILTKIDGDTRGGAALSVRHITGKPIKFTGTGEKITDIETFHPDRMSSRILGMGDMLTLIEKASQEYDEQKALEMAEKMRENTFDFNDFIDQLDQVQNMGPMEDLLKMIPGMANNPALQNMKVDERQIARKRAIVSSMTPEERENPDLLNPSRRRRIAAGSGNTFVEVNKFIKDFNQAKQLMQGVMSGDMNKMMKQMGINPNNLPKNMPNMGGMDMSALEGMMGQGGMPDMSALGGAGMPDMSQMFGGGLKGKIGEFAMKQSMKRMANKMKKAKKKRK, from the coding sequence ATGGCATTTGAAAGTTTAACAGAACGTTTACAGGACGTCTTTAAAAATCTACGTAAAAAAGGAAAAATATCTGAGGCTGATGTCCAGGAAGCAACCAAAGAGATTCGCTTGGCCTTGCTGGAAGCCGACGTTGCCTTGCCTGTTGTAAAGGACTTTATCAAGAAGGTTCGTGAACGTGCAATCGGACACGAGGTCATTGATACCCTCAATCCTGCCCAACAGATTATCAAAATCGTTGATGAGGAATTGACAGCTGTTTTAGGTTCCGATACGGCAGAAATTATCAAGTCACCAAAAATTCCAACCATTATCATGATGGTCGGTTTGCAGGGGGCTGGTAAAACGACCTTTGCTGGTAAGCTGGCTAATAAACTCAAGAAGGAAGAAAATGCTCGTCCTTTGATGATTGCGGCAGATATTTATCGTCCAGCAGCCATCGATCAGTTGAAAACACTTGGACAGCAGATCGATGTTCCTGTCTTTGCACTTGGAACAGAAGTGCCAGCTGTTGAGATAGTTCGTCAAGGTTTGGAGCAAGCACAAGCCAATCACAACGACTATGTCTTGATTGATACGGCAGGGCGTTTACAAATCGATGAACTTCTCATGAATGAGCTTCGTGATGTTAAAGCACTTGCCCAACCAAATGAAATCCTACTCGTCATTGATGCCATGATTGGTCAGGAAGCAGCGAATGTCGCCCGTGAGTTTAATGCTCAGTTGGAAGTAACTGGTGTCATCCTTACCAAGATTGATGGGGACACTCGTGGTGGTGCGGCTCTATCCGTTCGTCATATCACTGGTAAACCTATCAAGTTCACCGGTACGGGTGAAAAGATTACAGATATCGAAACCTTCCACCCAGACCGTATGTCAAGCCGTATCCTTGGTATGGGGGATATGCTGACCTTGATCGAGAAAGCCTCTCAAGAATACGATGAGCAAAAAGCTCTTGAAATGGCCGAGAAGATGCGTGAAAACACCTTTGATTTCAATGATTTCATTGATCAATTGGATCAGGTTCAAAACATGGGGCCAATGGAAGACTTGCTCAAGATGATTCCAGGTATGGCTAACAACCCTGCCCTTCAAAATATGAAGGTGGATGAGCGACAGATTGCGCGCAAACGTGCCATTGTGTCTTCTATGACACCTGAAGAACGCGAAAATCCTGATTTGTTAAATCCAAGTCGTCGCCGCCGTATCGCTGCTGGTTCTGGAAATACCTTTGTCGAAGTCAATAAATTCATCAAGGACTTTAATCAGGCCAAACAGCTCATGCAAGGGGTCATGTCTGGTGATATGAACAAGATGATGAAACAAATGGGCATCAATCCCAATAACCTCCCTAAAAATATGCCAAATATGGGCGGGATGGATATGTCTGCTCTTGAAGGCATGATGGGACAAGGCGGCATGCCAGATATGTCAGCTCTTGGAGGAGCTGGAATGCCAGATATGAGCCAGATGTTTGGTGGTGGACTCAAGGGTAAAATTGGTGAATTTGCCATGAAACAGTCTATGAAACGCATGGCCAACAAAATGAAAAAAGCTAAGAAGAAACGTAAATAA
- the guaA gene encoding glutamine-hydrolyzing GMP synthase translates to MSNISTDLQDVEKIIVLDYGSQYNQLISRRIREIGVFSELKSHKISAAEVRAINPVGIILSGGPNSVYEDGSFDIDPEIFELGIPILGICYGMQLLTHKLGGKVVPAGDAGNREYGQSPLTHTTSALFEGTPEEQIVLMSHGDAVTEIPADFVRTGTSADCPYAAIENPDKHIYGIQFHPEVRHSVYGNDILRNFALNICQAKGDWSMDNFIDMQIKKIRETVGDKRVLLGLSGGVDSSVVGVLLQKAIGDQLICIFVDHGLLRKGEADQVMDMLGGKFGLNIVKADAAKRFLDKLAGVSDPEQKRKIIGNEFVYVFDDEASKLKDVKFLAQGTLYTDVIESGTDTAQTIKSHHNVGGLPEDMQFELIEPLNTLYKDEVRALGTELGMPDHIVWRQPFPGPGLAIRVMGEITEEKLETVRESDAILREEIAKAGLDRDIWQYFTVNTGVRSVGVMGDGRTYDYTIAIRAITSIDGMTADFAKIPWEVLQKISVRIVNEVDHVNRIVYDITSKPPATVEWE, encoded by the coding sequence ATGAGCAACATTTCAACTGATTTGCAAGATGTCGAAAAAATCATCGTGCTGGACTATGGTAGCCAATACAACCAGCTAATTTCACGCCGTATTCGTGAAATCGGTGTTTTTTCAGAGTTAAAAAGTCATAAAATCTCAGCCGCAGAGGTTCGTGCGATTAACCCTGTAGGGATCATCCTCTCTGGTGGACCAAACTCTGTATACGAAGATGGTTCATTTGATATTGACCCAGAAATTTTTGAACTTGGCATTCCAATTTTAGGAATATGCTATGGTATGCAACTTTTAACTCATAAACTTGGAGGAAAAGTTGTCCCTGCAGGTGATGCTGGTAACCGAGAGTATGGCCAATCACCACTTACCCATACCACTTCTGCCCTCTTTGAAGGGACTCCTGAAGAACAGATTGTTTTGATGAGCCATGGCGATGCTGTTACAGAGATTCCAGCTGATTTTGTTCGTACTGGAACTTCTGCTGACTGTCCTTATGCAGCTATTGAAAACCCTGACAAGCACATCTATGGTATCCAATTCCACCCAGAAGTTCGCCATTCTGTATACGGGAATGATATCCTTCGCAACTTTGCCCTTAACATCTGTCAGGCTAAAGGCGACTGGTCAATGGACAACTTCATCGATATGCAGATCAAAAAAATCCGTGAAACTGTAGGTGACAAGCGTGTTCTTCTCGGCCTATCAGGTGGTGTTGACTCTTCTGTTGTTGGCGTTCTTCTCCAGAAAGCAATCGGCGATCAATTGATCTGTATCTTTGTAGACCACGGTCTTCTCCGTAAGGGAGAGGCTGACCAAGTTATGGACATGCTTGGTGGTAAGTTTGGTTTGAATATCGTTAAAGCAGACGCTGCTAAACGATTCCTTGATAAACTTGCAGGTGTTTCTGATCCTGAGCAAAAACGTAAAATCATCGGAAACGAGTTTGTTTATGTCTTTGATGACGAAGCTAGTAAGCTAAAAGATGTAAAATTCCTTGCTCAGGGAACGCTTTACACTGACGTGATTGAGTCTGGTACAGATACTGCTCAAACCATCAAATCACACCACAATGTTGGTGGTCTTCCAGAAGACATGCAGTTTGAATTGATTGAACCATTGAACACTCTTTATAAAGACGAAGTCCGTGCCCTCGGTACAGAGCTTGGTATGCCAGACCACATCGTATGGCGTCAACCATTCCCAGGACCAGGACTCGCTATCCGTGTCATGGGTGAAATCACTGAAGAAAAACTTGAAACAGTTCGTGAGTCAGACGCAATCCTTCGTGAAGAAATTGCTAAAGCTGGTCTTGACCGCGATATCTGGCAATACTTCACTGTCAACACAGGCGTTCGTTCAGTCGGTGTTATGGGTGATGGTCGTACTTATGACTACACCATCGCCATTCGTGCCATCACTTCTATCGATGGTATGACAGCTGACTTTGCCAAAATTCCTTGGGAAGTCCTTCAAAAGATTTCTGTACGTATCGTAAATGAAGTGGATCACGTAAACCGTATCGTCTACGATATTACAAGTAAACCACCCGCAACAGTTGAGTGGGAATAA
- a CDS encoding GntR family transcriptional regulator → MLPAYMKIHDQIKKDIDEHHWKIGERLPSERDLAEQFQVSRMTLRQAISLLVEEGVLERRVGSGTFVSSTRVQEKMRGTTSFTEIVKSQGKVPSSQLISYRRTIPNEQEVAKLGITPTENIIRMERVRYADQVPLVYEVASIPEKFIKDFKKEEITSHFFQTLQQHGYRIGKSQQTIYARLAKEKIAHYLEVEKGHAILALTQVSYLEDGTAFEYVKSQYVGERFEFYLENN, encoded by the coding sequence ATGTTACCAGCTTATATGAAAATCCACGATCAGATCAAGAAGGATATAGATGAGCATCATTGGAAAATCGGAGAGAGACTTCCAAGTGAGCGAGATTTAGCTGAACAGTTTCAAGTTAGCCGGATGACATTACGCCAGGCTATCTCTCTCTTGGTTGAGGAAGGAGTTTTGGAGCGTCGTGTAGGAAGTGGGACTTTTGTCTCTAGCACTCGTGTCCAAGAAAAAATGCGGGGAACGACTAGTTTTACGGAGATTGTCAAATCTCAGGGGAAAGTACCTTCCAGCCAACTCATTTCTTACAGAAGAACCATTCCAAATGAGCAAGAGGTCGCTAAGCTAGGGATTACTCCGACAGAGAATATTATCCGCATGGAACGGGTGCGTTACGCTGACCAAGTTCCGCTAGTCTATGAAGTCGCATCCATTCCTGAGAAATTTATTAAGGATTTCAAAAAAGAAGAAATCACCAGTCATTTCTTCCAAACCTTGCAGCAACATGGCTATCGGATTGGTAAATCCCAACAGACCATTTATGCGAGATTGGCTAAGGAAAAGATTGCTCACTATCTGGAAGTTGAAAAGGGGCATGCCATTTTAGCCTTGACTCAGGTCTCTTATCTTGAAGATGGGACGGCTTTCGAGTATGTAAAGAGTCAATACGTGGGCGAACGCTTTGAATTTTATCTTGAAAATAACTAG
- a CDS encoding peptidase U32 family protein: protein MTKTLKRPEVLSPAGTLEKLKVAVQYGADAVFIGGQAYGLRSRAGNFTFEQMEEGVQFAAKYGAKVYVAANMVMHEGNEAGAGEWFRKLRDIGIAAVIVSDPALIMIAATEAPGLEIHLSTQASATNYETLEFWKELGLTRVVLAREVSMEELAEIRKRTDVEIEAFVHGAMCISYSGRCTLSNHMSMRDANRGGCSQSCRWKYDLYDMPFGQERKSLKGEIPEEFSMSAVDMSMIDHIPDMIENGVDSLKIEGRMKSIHYVSTVTNCYKAAVDAYLESPEKFEAIKQDLVDEMWKVAQRELATGFYYGTPSENEQLFGARRKIPEYKFVAEVVAYDDATQTATIRQRNVINEGDQVEFYGPGFRHFETYIEDLHDAKGNKIDRAPNPMELLTIKVPQPVQAGDMVRALKEGLINLYKEDGTSVTVRA from the coding sequence ATGACAAAAACATTAAAACGTCCTGAGGTTTTATCACCTGCAGGGACTTTAGAGAAGCTGAAAGTAGCTGTTCAATATGGTGCGGACGCAGTCTTCATCGGTGGACAGGCCTATGGTCTTCGTAGTCGTGCAGGAAACTTCACCTTTGAACAGATGGAAGAAGGAGTCCAGTTTGCTGCCAAGTACGGTGCCAAGGTCTATGTGGCTGCTAACATGGTTATGCACGAAGGAAACGAAGCTGGTGCTGGAGAATGGTTCCGTAAGTTGCGTGATATCGGGATTGCCGCAGTTATCGTGTCAGATCCGGCCTTGATTATGATTGCAGCAACAGAAGCACCAGGTCTAGAAATCCATCTTTCAACCCAAGCCAGTGCGACCAACTATGAAACTCTTGAGTTCTGGAAAGAACTTGGTCTAACTCGCGTGGTTTTGGCCCGTGAAGTTTCAATGGAAGAATTGGCAGAGATTCGCAAACGTACAGATGTTGAGATTGAGGCCTTTGTCCATGGAGCCATGTGTATTTCCTACTCAGGTCGCTGTACGCTATCAAATCACATGAGTATGCGTGATGCCAACCGTGGTGGTTGTTCACAGTCTTGCCGTTGGAAATACGATCTTTACGACATGCCATTTGGTCAAGAACGCAAGAGTCTTAAAGGTGAAATTCCAGAAGAATTTTCAATGTCAGCCGTTGACATGTCCATGATTGACCATATTCCAGATATGATCGAAAACGGTGTAGACAGTCTCAAGATTGAAGGTCGTATGAAGTCTATTCACTATGTTTCAACAGTAACAAACTGCTACAAGGCGGCTGTGGATGCTTATCTTGAAAGTCCTGAGAAGTTTGAAGCCATCAAACAAGACTTGGTAGACGAGATGTGGAAAGTTGCTCAACGTGAATTGGCAACAGGTTTCTACTACGGTACACCGTCTGAAAATGAACAGTTATTTGGCGCTCGTCGTAAAATTCCTGAATATAAGTTTGTCGCTGAAGTGGTTGCGTATGATGATGCGACTCAAACGGCAACCATTCGTCAACGCAATGTCATCAACGAAGGCGATCAAGTGGAGTTTTATGGACCAGGTTTCCGTCATTTTGAGACCTATATTGAAGATCTTCATGATGCCAAGGGTAATAAAATTGACCGTGCTCCAAATCCAATGGAACTCTTGACAATTAAAGTCCCACAACCTGTTCAAGCTGGGGACATGGTTCGCGCTCTCAAGGAAGGTCTTATCAATCTCTATAAAGAAGATGGAACCAGCGTCACAGTTCGTGCCTAG
- a CDS encoding CHY zinc finger protein, translated as MNQAQGLLVDDEGRCVHYHGEKDIVSLQCYECKKYYACYQCHNAIETHVFSPYPLALSEDRPILCGVCKRTMTFQEYQKQMACPYCSAPFNPGCKQHYSYYFK; from the coding sequence ATGAATCAAGCACAAGGTTTGTTAGTTGATGATGAAGGCAGATGTGTTCATTATCATGGCGAAAAGGACATCGTTTCTCTTCAGTGCTATGAGTGTAAAAAATATTATGCTTGCTATCAGTGCCACAATGCTATAGAAACGCATGTTTTTTCGCCCTATCCTTTGGCGCTTTCTGAGGATCGACCGATTTTATGTGGGGTTTGTAAGAGGACAATGACTTTCCAAGAATACCAAAAACAGATGGCTTGTCCTTACTGCAGTGCTCCATTTAATCCAGGTTGTAAACAACACTATTCCTACTATTTTAAATAA